One Ammospiza caudacuta isolate bAmmCau1 chromosome 11, bAmmCau1.pri, whole genome shotgun sequence genomic window carries:
- the SPTSSB gene encoding serine palmitoyltransferase small subunit B, whose product MDVKRVKDYLYWLYYQYQLVTCSYVLEPWEQSMFHTITVTVLAMVVYTAYVFVPIHVRLALQFFSQIFGSQPEGAVLN is encoded by the coding sequence ATGGACGTGAAGAGGGTGAAGGACTACCTGTACTGGCTGTACTACCAGTACCAGCTGGTGACGTGCAGCTACGTGctggagccctgggagcagTCCATGTTCCACACCATCACGGTCACCGTGCTGGCCATGGTGGTCTACACCGCCTACGTCTTCGTGCCCATCCACGTCCGCCTGGCCCTGCAGTTCTTCTCACAGATCTTCGGCTCCCAGCCTGAGGGGGCAGTGCTGAACTGA